AAATAAGTCCAATATAGCATTGGTCGAGCCACCggcttgattttgagtgCTGGAATTTGAATCCGAGACAGTAGTAGGTACATTGAATAGATCATTTAGTTCATCTAACAACAGAGGTGTTCCATCCACATTTGTATGACTGCTCTGATCATATTCCTCATCATCTAGATCGAGCAAATTCTCATTTCTAGCGTTGTTAATGATTTCTTgcttggccttctttgtcAAGTCCGCTAAATTGGCTTTGTTCGAAGAAACCTTGGTTGCCGTTTGAGAATCCAATGAAGCGTATGCAGTTGGATCAATGAACGTGGACGCTGGCTTGTGAAACACTGatgaaagtgttgataattccttgatcaacGCGTCCAATACGACAGGGTTGAAAGACGATATTGTTGTCTTGATTGGTGGCATTTTAGCAGCGATAACGCTCTGTTGGGCCTCGCTTGAGGATGTAGACAAAAGACGCCAATAAATGAAGGCTTTGTCTCTTACGTCAGCATTTTCACATTCCTTTGTCGCTTTCTCCAAGACCCTTTGCAACAATGAGGAACACCCTGCTGATGGAAGCACCAAATTCACCTTCACAACCGATGTCAAGATGCTTAGTTGGAGTAAAGAATCATattcaagaaaattttcTACAAGTGTTTCCAACTTGGTCTTCAATGCCGTGAAATACTTGGGATATTCTCCAAGCAACCAAACATAACCCGCAAGTGATTGGGGATCAGTAAGCTCATCAATGTGATTTGATATGAGTGGAACGATCAACGTGATTAAATCATTGCGACCAGGATAGCGTCTCAAAATTTGAGTGAAGACCCCAACGGCCTCATTGATTATGAGCTCACCGCCTCTCTGTTCCATTAACGAGATAAGAAGATTTGCAGCTTGAACAACACTCGAAGAAAGCTTTATTGCCACAGCTCCAATGGCTTGTATCGATTTCGATACGAGAGCAGGTTCAATTTCCATGGCGTACTCTTTGAGCTCACTCAAGAGTAAGGCACAGTTGGATTCGTTGGCTAATCTGATAACAAtctcaagcttttcaagcttcaaatAAAGAGGATCCGAGTATTTGATGAAAAATACGCGGACCTCTTTGGTAAGAACCTGAGGGTACTTCTCGAGAATGATGCGGATGTTCTTCAAGCCAACATATTCTGCTTCTGGGATGGACAGAGAAACCAATGAAACCAAGGGAGCAGaaagctttttcaaaaaattcgATTTTGTGGCTTGATTCGGTAAACTGTCAATGTGTTGAATGACAACTTTGATGGATGATAAGACAACCGAGGGATTAACATGTTGCAATTGAGGTATAGATCTCTCTATAATATGAAGGGCTTCTTCGGGATCATCTGTGTGGTAGTCTGCCAAAGAGCTGAGTATAGTGATACGTCCCCATTCAGTGCATTCATTTAGGCAAGCCATCAATGTTTTGACAAGTTGTTGGTCAATGGTCAACACATGCAAATCGGGGTCTCTGTTCATGTCTCTAATTTCGTACAAGGCGCTAAGAGCATTAGCCACAACCATGGGGTTCGAGTCTGTTAAGAGTCTTTTCAAGTCATCTAAAAAGCCGAACTCAACGCACATCTCAGCATTAAGGTCGAAGAGCTTGGCGACACATATGGCTGCTGTCTTTCGAACATACGGGTTATCATCCAGCAAGGTTCGCCTCAATGGAGTCTCCATGTAATCGACCATCTTATCGACACGTATACACCCCATGGTTCTTATTGCTAAGGCTCTCACCAAAGGATTCGTGTCCTCGGTATCCTGAACGAACGTATTGACAGCCAATATACATAATTCAGGGTGTGTCTTGGCGTAATTCATCATGTAGAGATaaaccaattttttttgttccAAATCATAAGTAGCTATATTCTTTAACACGTCTGGAAATAACGAGGATACGTCCTTGCCGACGGTCATAGCCTGAATCACGCGCTGAATTGCATCCTTCCTTTCATGTTTGTATTGGGATACAAGACCCGCCTTCAACTCGAAGGTTTCACCCTTCTTTGGGcccttcaaaaaattgagaattttcttctccaaagacaTATGTTGAACGGATATAgttgagaagttgatgttTAACTGTAATTCTGAGAGCTTTGTCCATGTGATATATATCACGTGGATATCTACTCACCTGTTATATCCACGGCGGGCCTATGAGGCAGTCACTGCAAAGTACGTTGACACTTACCCTCTTGGGTAGATTTTACATCCTGATTACTTCTGCCGATATCTTTTTCATTCCGAGTTCACCTGGTGATAACGGCCTTACATACGTGCATTTTTCGTTCTATCAAATATTCCGGTAACTGCGATCGCGACCCGACTATAAGTGTCCAATATGCTTCATTAAGCGCTGGCAATTCAGTTGTCAATCAATGCGCAAAGCACGTCGCTTAAGCCTTggtttggagaaattgaatCAATAGAATTACTCTTTCCACCGTTCTCACCGCGCGCTTCTCCTATTGCGTTTGGGATAAGAGACGTGAGAGGTGAAATGCATGATGGCTTCTTTACTGTAACACACAAAGTAACTCACGAAACCTCGAAAGAGTCTACCCTCGCAACTGATACATTCGTAGCTAATGTTAGTGTTGTTTGTCCCCCTACGATGACTCTAACATTTGAAAGTCGGCCAAAGAATGTATTGGTGGCTTCTTACCCCAATAAACACATCAAATCAAAGTTCTGATTCACtcgaattttttttttttttctataaAAAAACTGTATAAAGTCATAATGGCCTTGAACAAAGCGTCTGTTGGCAGGTAAGGGAGTAGTCAGCGCAGGAGGTATTTCGGTCAAGATAGCGTTATTAATGCACGGCACATAAAGGTAACACATTCGTAAATTGCTGCCGACTCCGCAAGAAAAATGGCTTTAATGACGACTAGTGAGAAAAATCGGAATCATATTAAAATATGGAGCATCCATCAATTGAAGTTATGAATTTATTGCTTTTCATCTCAATAGATCCAAAAAAAGCGTCTATAGCCATTTTCGTGAGATTTCACCCGTAGCAAGCAATGAGCGCTCAAAATGATATTGCGCATCCAGACTAGCATCCACCAAGTACCTTCGCGCTTCCACCACAAAAAGTAAAGGAAAAcagaaaaatgaagaattctACAAGCCTTCTCCTCTTTCGCTGCACTTTTAGGACTAACAAGTACATTGCTCTGTCGTATGAGTTTGTAGCTGTAATGTCTACAATTACATCCAAAGTTTGTTCCAATGCATCGGCATTCACGTCAATTTGGCGATGTTTTACATTGTGAGttgtttttttgttcttccaTTCATTAAAGTATGAGGTGTTCTGCTCAATACAGGAAATTCGAATTGTCTGACTGACCTCCCGTGGACGTATGTGGGATGGCTTGTGTGCACTAGCTGCATGTACATCGCTTCTGGTAAACTTGTTTTGCCTTCCGAGACACCCGAGGAACCCTTTAAGTTTGCGCCTGAACAATAGTATATAAGTCATGAGTTGTCTCAGAAGTACTACGCGGCTGACTTACATGAACTGTTAGCTATTCTAACGCTAGCATAATCATCGACTTCCATACTCATAATCTCGATCACATCTATTCATTTTTCGCATCATTCCCCATACTGGCTATGAAAGTTAAGGTTGCAAAGACCAATaatcttctcttcagaGCTTACAATTGCTACAGAAACTACACTCCTATTCATGTGTTGACAACGAATGAAacaatcatcttcaacaccatAGTTTTCAGCTTGGTGGCTGCTTTGCTTTACTGGACGGTGTACGTTGTGCCCGCTTTGCTAATCAACATTGGTGAGAGGATGTACTACTACCTCACGGGTCAAACAATCTCCATCTCTTTGGTGTGCTCTTTTGCAGTGAGACACATATTGAACACCTCTAAGCCTCCCGGACTACGCTCCAACCTGTCACAAATGTCCGATTATTATCGGaaaaaataataataaCTAATATTTAATTCATCAAAGTATCTTAATTTATTGTTGTAGCCTACTTAAAAAGTGCCCAATCTTGGACTTCGAATGATGTGGCCCAGTGCTTGAGCTGCTGGTAGCATAGACTCAACTCGCTCTCTTCATGATTGATACCCTCCACTTCCCTGTAGAACACCTCTGCAGAAACTTCACCAATGCTAAGCGGAACGTTGAATGTGAGAAGAACGTCGGTTTTGTTTTCGTTCAACCTGATAAGGCCTAGGAACATAAAGAGTTTATTCTTTTCGGTTTCTTGCTTTGTAGCAGGGGGCTTGATGAGGAAAAAATGTACATCAAAATCACCCACCAAAGTTTTAGAGCTTTCCAATGGCGCAATGAATAGTGGTGGTCCTTCTAGGATATCTTCCAAATGAATTGTAATGATTTCTGGAAGAGAATCCGCATTTACCATCTCCAAGAGGTCGATGATGATCGAACGGTCGAGCCCATCGGGTCTTTCGAGAATAAAAACCTCCTGCGTGTCAGGAACTTCCCTGAAGTCAGATACATCGATAGCAGTCTCTGGCAAGTCACATTTTATGGCACCTCCGTATAACTTTGTCATTTTTGGGGTCCATGAAGTAAGTGTTCACTGGTTAATGCCTCGAGCCATACTGCACGTGTATGAAGTCACGGGTATCTTCTCTAAACTTGGGTTATCCTCCACTTTGTGACATTCGTTGTTTTTAGAGAtatgaaaagaaaattgatAAATTACTTGAGCAAATGTATCTTCAAATTCTActtcctttttcaataGGTTGCGCATACATTAGTTTTAATAGTGTAGTGTTTGGTATACCACATCGCATCCACCCCaaaggttttttttttttttttttttaggcGCCTGTAAATAGCTTTATCTCGAGCCATAATAGAAGCTCAGCTATTGACACCCAACATCCTTCGGAAGGGTTTAGACATCATTGGCTTGTGGGCAGAATCAACATAACTCATTCACTGCCATTTTGATTTCGAATTGAGCAATTATCTCCCTGCCCTTTACATTTGTCAATCATCTGTGAATAAACCACAGGCGCCGCTGATTCACCGACCATAACTGAATGAAAACACGAATGACCAATCGCAGGCGTATAGTGGTGGCCATTGTGTCTTTGGTTGTGGTGATTGTCGTTGTGACGAACTTTTCGGTATCTCGCCTGAGAAATCTCCGTCTCTCAAACATTGACAATCTAGTTGGCATGCTGTCCTTAATCTCTAGTGAAAACAGCAAGAAGCAGGatgaattcttcaaaaaactTGAGAAAATGCAACAGCAGCTATACTCCAAACAGGAAGAGCGACTCAAGAATTTGGAGAGGCAGAATGAGTACCTCATTGAGCAGATCAAACTCATGAGAACACCTCCAGATACATTTTCCCTTCGCGAGAAGTTGGCTTTTATGGTACCGTATGATCCTAAGACAAAATTTCCAGCCTATGTTTGGCAG
This region of Candidozyma auris chromosome 6, complete sequence genomic DNA includes:
- a CDS encoding Ran GTPase-binding protein MOG1; translated protein: MTKLYGGAIKCDLPETAIDVSDFREVPDTQEVFILERPDGLDRSIIIDLLEMVNADSLPEIITIHLEDILEGPPLFIAPLESSKTLVGDFDVHFFLIKPPATKQETEKNKLFMFLGLIRLNENKTDVLLTFNVPLSIGEVSAEVFYREVEGINHEESELSLCYQQLKHWATSFEVQDWALFK
- the APL2 gene encoding Apl2p is translated as MSLEKKILNFLKGPKKGETFELKAGLVSQYKHERKDAIQRVIQAMTVGKDVSSLFPDVLKNIATYDLEQKKLVYLYMMNYAKTHPELCILAVNTFVQDTEDTNPLVRALAIRTMGCIRVDKMVDYMETPLRRTLSDDNPYVRKTAAICVAKLFDLNAEMCVEFGFLDDLKRLLTDSNPMVVANALSALYEIRDMNRDPDLHVLTIDQQLVKTLMACLNECTEWGRITILSSLADYHTDDPEEALHIIERSIPQLQHVNPSVVLSSIKVVIQHIDSLPNQATKSNFLKKLSAPLVSLVSSSIPEAEYVGLKNIRIILEKYPQVLTKEVRVFFIKYSDPLYLKLEKLEIVIRLANESNCALLLSELKEYAMEIEPALVSKSIQAIGAVAIKLSSSVVQAANLLISLMEQRGGELIINEAVGVFTQILRRYPGRNDLITLIVPLISNHIDELTDPQSLAGYVWLLGEYPKYFTALKTKLETLVENFLEYDSLLQLSILTSVVKVNLVLPSAGCSSLLQRVLEKATKECENADVRDKAFIYWRLLSTSSSEAQQSVIAAKMPPIKTTISSFNPVVLDALIKELSTLSSVFHKPASTFIDPTAYASLDSQTATKVSSNKANLADLTKKAKQEIINNARNENLLDLDDEEYDQSSHTNVDGTPSLLDELNDLFNVPTTVSDSNSSTQNQAGGSTNAILDLFGEAQSQKKANTIIDDFDQLGLNDYSGTKNGSGQSNSPQHKSNTNNDLLDLF